From Sphaerochaeta sp., a single genomic window includes:
- a CDS encoding TetR/AcrR family transcriptional regulator: MDTMKLDRRARYTRMILKQSLLELMRDRPITRISVKELCEKADVNRTTFYAHYKDIAELLDQIEDELFQSVRSSLEHGLGEESVSAMVMDILTNLKENGELCKVLFSPYGDKDCLEKILRFAHQKTIATWQRLCPGLTDEDMERLYLFFSNGSVALIREWVMNDMQESPATIALFIDRLSSMGLSVLERRE, translated from the coding sequence ATGGACACAATGAAACTGGACCGAAGGGCGCGCTACACCCGGATGATCCTCAAGCAAAGCCTGTTGGAACTGATGCGGGATCGCCCGATCACCAGAATCTCCGTCAAGGAACTCTGTGAGAAAGCGGACGTGAACCGCACGACCTTCTACGCCCATTACAAAGACATCGCAGAGTTGCTTGACCAGATCGAGGATGAGCTGTTCCAGTCGGTGCGCTCTTCCCTTGAGCATGGACTGGGAGAGGAGTCAGTCTCCGCCATGGTGATGGACATCCTGACCAATCTGAAGGAGAACGGCGAGCTGTGCAAGGTGCTGTTTTCTCCCTACGGAGACAAGGACTGCCTGGAGAAAATCCTCCGTTTCGCCCATCAGAAAACCATCGCCACGTGGCAACGCCTCTGTCCGGGCCTGACGGACGAAGATATGGAAAGGCTGTACCTGTTCTTCTCCAACGGCTCCGTCGCCCTGATCCGAGAATGGGTGATGAACGACATGCAGGAAAGCCCGGCGACCATTGCGCTGTTCATCGACCGGCTCTCCTCCATGGGGCTTTCCGTCCTTGAGCGACGGGAGTAG
- a CDS encoding IMP dehydrogenase produces MAFFFDEPSHTFGEYLLIPGYTGRDCVPANVSLKTPLVKYPAGGTSPITLSIPMVSACMQSVSGERMAEALAREGGLSFIYCSQSVADEAAMVARVKGFKAGFVPSDSNIRPDQSLKDIIALKERYGHSTIAVTEDGSPNGRLLGVVTSRDWRPSRMSEETKVSTFMTPFEKLVYAKDPITLSEANDILWDHKLNSLPIVDEQNHLKYFVFRKDYDSHKENPEELLDQHKRYLVGAAINSRDYAERVPALVEAGADCLCIDSSEGYSQWQADTLQWIRAHYGDSVKVGAGNVVDAEGFRFLADAGADFVKVGIGGGSICITRETKGIGRGQATAVIEVARARDEYCKKTGIYVPICSDGGIVLDYHITLALAMGADFVMLGRYFARFDESPTEKLMVGGSYMKEYWGEGSARARNWQRYDLGGKGGKLSFVEGVDSYVPYAGALKDNVQVTLSKVKSTMCNCGCMTIKDLQKNARLTLVSETSIVEGGAHDVLLKDSSSTLQGK; encoded by the coding sequence ATGGCCTTCTTTTTTGATGAACCTTCCCATACGTTCGGCGAGTATCTGTTGATCCCCGGGTATACCGGGCGCGATTGCGTGCCTGCCAACGTTTCGCTGAAAACCCCGCTGGTCAAGTATCCGGCGGGCGGCACATCTCCCATCACGCTGTCCATTCCGATGGTCTCGGCATGCATGCAGAGCGTCAGCGGAGAGCGGATGGCCGAGGCTTTGGCTCGGGAAGGAGGTCTCTCCTTCATTTACTGTTCGCAGAGTGTCGCCGACGAAGCGGCCATGGTGGCCAGGGTGAAGGGATTCAAGGCGGGGTTTGTGCCGTCGGATTCCAACATTCGGCCGGACCAGAGCCTGAAGGACATCATCGCGCTGAAGGAACGGTACGGGCACTCCACCATCGCCGTAACGGAGGATGGAAGCCCCAACGGACGGCTTCTCGGGGTGGTTACCAGCAGGGACTGGCGTCCCAGCCGGATGAGCGAGGAGACCAAAGTGTCCACGTTCATGACGCCGTTCGAAAAGCTGGTCTACGCCAAGGATCCCATCACGCTCAGTGAGGCGAACGACATCCTGTGGGATCACAAGCTGAACAGCCTGCCGATCGTCGACGAACAGAACCATCTGAAATACTTCGTGTTCCGCAAGGACTATGACAGCCACAAGGAGAACCCTGAGGAGTTGCTGGACCAGCACAAACGGTACCTGGTAGGAGCGGCCATCAACAGCAGGGATTACGCAGAGCGTGTCCCGGCTCTGGTCGAAGCGGGGGCGGACTGCCTGTGCATCGATTCCTCCGAGGGTTATTCCCAGTGGCAGGCGGACACGTTGCAGTGGATCCGCGCTCATTACGGGGATTCGGTGAAAGTAGGGGCGGGCAACGTCGTTGACGCCGAAGGGTTCCGTTTTCTTGCCGACGCAGGGGCTGATTTCGTCAAGGTTGGCATCGGGGGCGGCTCCATCTGCATCACCCGTGAGACGAAAGGCATCGGGAGAGGGCAGGCCACGGCGGTGATCGAAGTGGCCAGGGCGCGGGACGAATACTGCAAAAAGACAGGCATCTATGTTCCGATCTGCTCGGATGGCGGCATCGTGCTGGATTACCACATCACCCTTGCCTTGGCGATGGGCGCCGACTTTGTCATGCTGGGCCGGTACTTCGCCCGCTTTGACGAAAGCCCGACGGAAAAGCTGATGGTCGGCGGCAGTTACATGAAGGAATACTGGGGCGAAGGTTCGGCACGGGCCCGCAACTGGCAGCGGTACGATTTGGGCGGAAAGGGTGGAAAGCTGAGTTTCGTCGAAGGCGTCGATTCCTATGTCCCGTACGCCGGGGCCTTGAAGGACAACGTCCAGGTGACGCTCTCCAAAGTGAAATCAACGATGTGCAACTGTGGTTGCATGACCATCAAGGACCTGCAGAAGAACGCACGCCTGACGTTGGTCAGCGAGACCAGTATCGTGGAAGGCGGCGCCCATGACGTGCTTCTGAAGGATTCCTCCTCGACGCTCCAGGGAAAGTAA